The stretch of DNA GGATTGGGCGAGCGCGGATTTCATCGATGTTCACACGCACTGTGAGCTGATGTCTGACTGCGCAGGCGCGCGCTGTTGCGACACCAGTGGCCTCGCGTCTCTGGAAGGCTTGTACTCCGCTCGCGCGGTGCTCTTGAGCAACGAGTACTGGCTGATCAACGAAGATATTTACCCCGCGGAAGCGGTGAACTACTTCACGGGGCTGAACGAGACCGCTCGCGACACCGCAGCGAAGGAGCCCGAGGCGGTAGGCTTCTTTGCCGGGCTCCGTTGCTTGTATCAGCGGAAGGTAGATGAGAGCTGGGCCGAAGCCTGCAAGGCGGAAGCCCGGGATTGGGCGCGCCAGGGCGCGATTGGATTCAAAGATCACATTGGCAAGCAGTACGAGACCGGGGAAGCCGAAGGGGGCATGTTCATCGGTGGGTGGAATCGCTTCAACGGCTTCTGCGTTGTGCCCCAGGGCTCCCTCACCCCCAACTCCAGCTGCATGCAACAATCGACGGTGCACTACTTGGCGCTCGAGCCTGCTTGGCGAGAGGTCGTTCGCTACATCGTGGCGGAGCTGCGCCTGCCCATCGTCAGTCATGCGGCGTCCTACCAGGGGGCAACCACGACCTGCTATGACCCGGAGCTTGGGGCCATCGACAACTGTGCGCTCGTGACGCGACGTCACCAGCAGTCCCTCGCGACCTGGCTCTCGAACGAAGTGGATAGCGCTGCCCGTCGCCGCTTCATCGTCGCGCACATGGGGTTCCTGACGGGGGAGCCTGCCGGTTTGGTTGCACTCCTGGACACTGGCGTCTCTGTGGACACCTCACGGTTGGATGCCTTCGCGGCGGCTGGCTGTCAGGCGCGGAGCCTCTTCGCGGCCTATCCGCAGCAGATCCTGTTCGGGACGGATCGTCGGGTGAGCCAGACTTGCTTGCCTGCGTCTTATTCCGCGTGGATGCACATCTTGCGTGGCCCAGCCGACCAAGCGCAGAGCTTCGACACCTGTCAGGGGACGATCGATGCGCGCGGCTTGGAGCTTGGAACACCGCAGGTCGCTGGTTGCCCGGATGTCCCTAGTGACGCCCTCACTCGTGTGCTCAAGCAGAACTTCCTCGAACTCTACGAGTAGCAATGACGTTGGGCCGTCTCGCTCTGCGACAGCTACCACGCGCGCTAGCGGCGCCGGCTCCACACGCCGGTGCATTCGGGCAACAGCGCGTCCTCGACAAGCTCTGCTTTGCTCTCGCCGAAGAAGAACTCAACCAGCTCACGCGCGCTTGCTGGTGAGTCGAAGCGATAATCCGTGCGGATTGGCTGGCAAACGAAGCCTCGTTCATTCTCGAGCCAGGCGTAGTACTCCGCTAGGTCTGCATTCGGTGGCTTCGGGGCGCGATGGCCGGTGCCTAACGTCTCCACGACGATCAGCGTTCCCCCAGGGCGGACTACCCTCGCGAGCTCATCGAGCCCTCGGCCAATCTCGGCTCGCCAGCTGTCGGGCTCCCAGTGCCGCAAATGGCCGAACACCCAACCGGCGACCCCAACATCCGCGCTGGCGTCTTCGACGGGGAGGGTCCTCGCATCCGCGAGGAACCAACTCGCCTCAGGGACGCGTTCTGAGCCCAGCTTGAGCATCGCCTCGGCGGCTTCTGTCGCCACCACCCGCGCACCGGCGCTTACCAAGTGACGCGTGACTCGGCCGGTGCCGGCGCCGACCTCGATCACGTCCGTGTCGCGCAACGACACCAACGCGTTGAGGGTCGCTGGCAGCTGACCTTGGTGGTCTTCTGCTCGCACCAACCGATCGTATTGCGCCGCGTGGTCGCGGTAGATCTCTTCGTAGGTCAGTCGCATCTTGGTCACTGTCTTAACGTGGAACGAACTCCGCGCGGTCCATCCTCTACTCATCGCTGACGGAGTAGGTGACCAGCGGGTAGCCCTTGTACTTCTTCTGGGGTTCGACCTGCAGCTTTAGCAAGCGGCCACGCGTGGCGACGTAGTGGGAGCCACGGCTTCCGATCCCTGCAGTCGACGTCAGCCAACAGCTGTCCAAACAGGTCAACGTGGCGTCCGCATCGGGCATCATCGCGGAGGGTTTTTCGTCCAGCCCGGTGTTGATGATCAGGCGTGGATTCGCTTTCACCAGGTCGAAGATCACCCTGAGGTTACCTTTGCCCGGCAGCACGACCGAGCGCTCGGCCAGGGCTGGGTGGTTCGCCCCGTTCACGATCAAGGAGCAAGCAGGCGTGCAGGAGATCTTCAGTCGGCGCTTTCGCTCCCCAGTGGACGCGGGCTTGCTCTCCCCTGACGTCGGCAACGCGTCGCGGGTGTTGGCTGCCGTGCTCCGCGTGTGACTCGCCTGGCGAGCCTTGCGACGCTGCAGGAAGACGCCGATCAACACACTCGCGACAATCAGACCGCCGACAAGCGCCCACACCCACTTGAGGTTGCGCTTGCGTTGGGGGGGCAGCGAAGCCGCGGGAAAGTTCGGCGCACCGTGCAGCCCTTGGGTTGCCGGCAACAGATTCTGGCTGCTCAAGTGGGTTTGTTGGGGGTGAGGAGCCACGCTCGGCGCTTGAGAAGCAGTCGCCGCCAGCGCGAGGCTCTCTGCTTCGGGTCGCGCCAGCAGTGCATCCAGCTCGGCAAATGCCTGGGCCGTGCTGGGGCGCTCATCGATCACTCGTGACGTGCAGCGCGCAAACCACGCGTCGAATCCGTGAGGTAACGGATGCTGCGCGCCGAACTCCTGCGCGCGGGTCGACGCGGGATCTTGAGGGTCGAAGATCACCTCGCGCATCAAGGCGGGGAGGCCTGTTTCGGGGCGGTTGGCGCTCCGCCAGTAGTGGCGCCCGGTGAAGGTGAAGAAGGCGACGAGCGCTGCGGCCCACACGTCGGTGTGCGGCCCGATGCGATTTCCAGCGTCCGTCTGCTCCGGGGCCATGTAGAGCGGAGTGCCAAGGGCCGCCGTGCTATCCGTGGTGCTCCCGAGGATCTTGGCGATGCCGAAATCCAGCACCTTCAGGCAAAACGGAGCATCGGTGGTGCGAGAGGTAGCGACGAAGAGGTTCTCGGGCTTCAGATCGCGGTGCACGATGCCCTTCGCGTGGGCCTGTACGAGACCGTGCCCCAGCTGCGCAAAGAGTATCCGTGCGGTAGCAAACGGGGGCGGCCCTTGTTCGCGCAGCATGGCGTCCAAGGTGCGCCCTTCAAGGAACTCCATCACCAGCCACGGAGCGGATAGCTCCTCGTCGATTCCCGCTGCCAGTACCTGAACGACGTGGTCGCTGGCGATTTCAGCCGAGACACGCGCCTCACGCTGGAACCGTTCCCGGAGTTCTTGCTTCGCTAGCAGCGCTGGATGCATGAGCTTCAGCGCGCGTCGGCTACCGGTGCTGAGCTGGGTGGCAATGTAGACTTGCCCCATGGCTCCCTGACTGAGCCGCTGGACGATGCGGAACTCCCCGCCAATTACGGTGCCGGCCGAGATCGAATCCATCCACCTTCAGGGTAGCGGCAGAGACCCGGAGAGTCCGTGCTTTTTCTCGCTGCGCCTCTTCGTAGCTGCCTCACTCGCCGGTTCATCAGGTGGCGTATCCCGTACGCGAACAGCCAGCGCTGGAGGCCGCTGAGGTTCCCACCGTGGGCTCGGTAGAAGGCGTCTGGATCGTCGAAGACTCCAAGGTCTGCGTTGACGCCGGTGCGCTGGATGAAGGTGTCGACTCCGCTCCACTCCACGCCGGGTGCTTCCAGTTGCGTGGTGCCCGCCCCATAGCCCAGGAATTCTCCCGAGCCGAACTGAGCCTGCAACGAGCTAAGGTACTCTTCGTCGAGGATCACGCCTTCCAGGGCACGCCAGCCACGGAAGTCCACTTCCACCCAGCTGTGGACGATGCTCTCGGGTGCGATCGGGTAGAACGCCGCAGGCACTACGCCGCGCTGCAGAGACTTGTGGATTGTTGCTCCGTGGAAACGGCAGGGGACTCCGCTGCCCCGGAGTAGCGCCATCAGCAAGCTCGACTTGGTGTTGCATTGACCGTATCCATCAGCCAGCACGCGGGAAGCGGGCACATCGTCCGCGATGTTGTAGCCGAAGGCGATCTCGTTCCGCACGAAGTCGTAGACCGCGCCGATGCGCTCGAACTCGGGCAGTGAGCGCCAGCCGCGGCTCGCGATCAAGGATTGGATGGCGGGATGTTGGTGATCGAGCAGCGGGGTTGCACCGAGTAGATGGTCTTGCATGCCCTGAACTTGGTGAGTCGCGCGCCGCTCGGCTTGAACGTTGCGGTCAGCCTGAGTCGATCAACTCGAGTTCCGACAACACGCTGGAGGGTGGCAGCCCGAAGAGTCCACGGAAGGTGCGGGTGAAGTGCGCGCTATCGCTGAATCCAGCGGCGTGGGCGGCATGGGTCATCGATGTCGGGCCACCGTTGGCCGCTAGGCGCGCCGCGAGCTGAACACGCATCCACAACACCCAGCGGCGGAAGGGTAAGCCAACTTCTTGAGTGAAGCGGTGCGTGAGCGTGGTCGGAGCAAGGTCCGCCGCCTGCGCTGCTTCGGGCAATCTCGGCACCTCTGGTAATCGATGCAGCACCAATTCCTGTGCGCGCCGGATCGGTTCCGAGGGCGGAGCGGCGGGCCGCGACGGAAGCGCGAGGGCTTCGAGCAAGTGTGCGCTCCAAGCTGGGAAGTCCCGGGGTGATTGCGGCGGCGTCTGCGCTAAATGCCTCGCGGAAATATTGGTCGCGACCTGCGGACCCAGGGCGTTCAGCGCCGCAGTGGGCTCCAGGAAGGCAAGCAGCACGCGGCCACGGCAGTCGACGCTGTGGCGGGCGTTACTTGGAATGAGCATCGCCTCGCCCTGCAGCGTGCGGCCATCGATGCTTGCCTGGAGCGGTTCGTCGAGGGCCCAGGCGAGTTGCACCGCATGATGGCGATGGGCCTGAGCTCGGCTGCCAATGCCGAAAAACACCCAGAGACCTGGTTGAAACCAAAGGCGTCCGGCCCATCGCGTGTTGCTGCTCATGTGGATGCCGGGGTTTGCTCCGCCAGAGGAGGTGCTGCGCCGGAGGAGGTGTTACCAACCCCGAGCGTAATACGGGTGATGGGCGTCCGCATGCTCTCGGCTTTGGCGCTACTCGGGGCCTGTGGCTGTACCTCCTGGACCACAGTGCACGCTGGCTACGCGGAAGTGGCTGGGGATCGCAAGCCGCTTTATGCCGTTGAGACGCGCCGCGTAGTCGGCGGGAAGATTGACTCGACCAGCGCAGTGGGCGGCTTTCGAGTCGACGGCAACGGAGAGCAGCTCGACGTCGAGTTGCATGCTGGCGTGGAGCGCGCGCTGTTCCTCTCAGAGCGCTGGATGCTGATCCCGTCGTTCACCGTGGACGCCGTGCGAGTGTCGCGCTTGGAGTCTCGGTGGTTCGTCGGGACTCACAGTCCTGCCCTCGGGCTGGAGTGGCTGTACTGGTTCGAGGTGCAGCGACGTCGTCGTAGCGATACTGGCGTGCTTGGCTGCATGGGAGGCGCCATCGGCTATGACTGCCCCCGCTGTGAGGTGGAAGACGTCAACCGCCGCGGCTTCGGTCTGCGCATCGAGGGGAGCTACGATCTGCGCTACTCAGATGCCTTTCCCAAGTACAACGACTGGTCCTTGTGGGCGCTGATCGGCTTCAGTGAGGCGGAGAGCACTCGCGAGAAGGACAGCTGCGCGCCGAAGAACTAGGCACTCGCTGGGACCAAGTAGTGTTTCCGTGAGAAAACAAGCATCGCCAGCGGCCAGGCGACGAGGAACAGGTTGCTCGCCCCGCTGAGGCCGGTGACACTCGCCAGCAAGTCGAGGGGCAGGAAGGACCAGTTCCAAGCCACGATGTTCGGATCGGTGTAGTCGCGAAACAGCCAGTCCGCGGGCACCTTGAGGAGGCCAAGCGCCATCGCTCCGCTGAGGCCCCAGTAGAGCAAGAAGCTAGCAACTACTCACGCACGTTCAGCTCGAGCTTCCAGCGCTCGTCCGGCTCGTTGGGCTCCAGCGGAACCGCTTCCAGAAGTAGCGTTCCGATGGCGGTGACGGATGCATTCAGGCGCACCGGCACGAGATCGCCCTCGAGGCGACCCTCTGCGGGAAGGGTAATTTCCACGGGGGCAAGCTCCTCGAGTTCTTCATCGGACCAGTCCTCGAGTTCCGCTCCGGGCGCATCTTCCCGCCGCACCGAGCTGCCAAAGAAGCGGAAGCGCACGGGCTCGCCCACGACCACTGCCAGCTCCTGGGGCGGTAGCTCGGCGTCAGTGCCCTCTTCCATGCCGAAAGGTGCGACACACAGCGCGCTGATCGGCGGCTCCATGCCTGGCACTGCGGGGACCGGCGCCTCGATGCCGACGTAGTAGGCGCGCGCCGTTCCCCCGCGGATACGCAGGCCCTTGCCGCGCCGCACCTCGCCGTAGTACGCGGCGCCGCGCGCCACCGCGAGATCCAGATCGCTGCCGGGTAGCTCGGTGGGCGCGGGGGCGCCATCCGCGGTGACCCAAGCGGCCAGTGTCTCGAGCACGCGCTGCTTGACCAGCTCCGCCTTGAGCACGCCACCGTTGAACAGCACTCGCGTGGGGTGAAGCAACGTGCCCTTGATGGTGTCACCCTTGAGCTTGCTCGTGGCGCCAGCCTGGCGAGCCAGGAAGGCGGCGAGGTGCTTGGTGATTGCGGGGTCCGCGGCGTAGGGCAAGCCCACCTGCGTCAGGCCGACGCGGGCGCGGGTCGCGGGCTTTGCGTTGCCGGGCACCGCCGGGAAGAAGCCATCCACGATGACCGCGCGAACCTCCTCGCGCGTCAGCTCCGTCTTCAGCGAACCACCGAGCAACTGGGAGCCTCGGCTGGGGACGACTACCGGCAGCTTGTCGAGTTGCTCGTCGCTCAGCAGTCGCTCTTTTGCCGCGCGGCAAGCGTGCGTGAGGGCGCCGAGCTGCCAGCGGTCCAGCTTCTTGCCGTCGCCCTCGAGCTTCACGCGCAAGGTGTGGGCAAGGGCGAGGTCCATGTTGTCGCCGCCGAGCAGGATGTGATCGCCAACCGCGACGCGGTGGAGCTCGAGGTTACCGTCGCTCTCCAGAGCAACGATGGCGGAGAAGTCCGTGGTGCCGCCCCCGATGTCGACCACCAGGATCACGTCGCCGACCTTCAGCTCCTTGCGCCAGTCGTCTCCCATCGCCTCGAGCCAGGCGTAGAGCGCAGCTTGAGGCTCCTCCAGCAAGCTGACGTTTTCGAAGCCCGCGGCGTAGGCCGCTTCGACCGTCAGATCGCGCGCTGCGGCGTCAAAAGAAGCGGGAACGGCGAGCACTACGTCTTGCTCGGCCAGGGCAGGGCGCTCCTCCCCAGCGTGCTGCCAGCTCTCCGCGAGGTGATCCAGATATTTCCACGCGGCTTCAACCGGGGAGATCTTTTCGATGTCCTCGGCGGCATTCAACGGCAGCACCGCCGCACGCCGGTCGATGCCGGTGTGACTGAGCCAGCTCTTCGCGCTCGAGATCACGCGCCCAGGAGCTTCAGCGCCACGTTCCCTCGCTAGCTCACCGACGCAAAAGCTCCGCTCGTCATCCCACGGCAAGGCGAGGGCACCTTCGCTCTCGTGTGCGAAGTAGACGAAGCTCGGCAGCAGCGTGCGGCTCTCCACGCTGCCGCGCGTGACGAGCTGTGAGATGCCCTGGACGGCGGGTCCTTTGGCTTCGCCCTCGCTGTCTACGACGGCCAGGGCGCTGTGCGTCGTGCCGAGGTCGATGCCGACGACGAAGCGGCTCGTCATAGCTCGACTTCCGCCTGGGCCAGCACCTTCGGATCGTGCTCGGGGAGCAGCGCGGGTAGCTCCGCGCGAGTTGCCTTCCAACCCTTGTGGCGCAACGTGCCGCTGTACGGTGCCTTGCCGGAGACATTGCCGGTGAGCTTGACGGCCTTCGCGTCGTAGCCTTCTTCCAAGGTGACCTTCGCGCCTTCTTCTTCCGTGCGGATTGCTTCGAGATCGAGGTGCTTCTCCAGGCTCTGCTTGCAGCCGTCGTGGATCACGCGGGCGGCGCCGCCCACCTCTGCGTCGTCAAAGCTCGCGATGTCTTGCTGTAGGAAGTCGACGAAGCGACCTTCTTTCTGCAACAGGCCAAGCAGCCACAACGCGCCGTCGGCGCGCGCGTCGCCCGCAACGCTTGCCTCGCTCTTCAGCGCCTTGAGCTCCGCCTCGAGCTCGTGAATACGCCGCTCGTCCTTGCCGAGCTTGTTCTCCAGCTCGGCTTGGGTGTCGGCTTCGACCACCGCGTCTGGCAACGCCTTCGGTGGATGCAGGTTGTTGATGCGCTTGGCGTAGAACCCGTCGAAGAGGATCTTGAAGAAGACGATGTACGCCAACCAAAACCGCGTGAAGAAGCCGAGGGGTGATTCGTTGGGATCCTGTTCGCTCACGGCGGGAGTTCTGGCCCGATCTCGCCCCGGATGGCCACACTTTTCGCGCGCATCGTGAACAGTCTCTCGGGCGGCGCCGCGGAGCGCCTTCTGGCGCGACAAACCGCGATTGTTGCGCCAAGCGTAGCTGCTAGGTGCCGCGTTTTCGCCTACGCTCGCGGGCGATGGCTACGTCTCTCCGTGATGTCGTTCGCGTGTTGGAAGCGCTCGCGCCGACCCGCTTCGCCGAAGACTGGGACAACGTGGGTTTGTTGGTCGAGCCGCCGGACGTGCGAACCGTGAGTCAGGTGCTGTTCACCATCGACTTGACTGAGCCGGTCTTCGCCGAGGCGTTGTCTCTCGGCGCGGAGCTGATCGTCGCTTACCACCCGCCAATTTTTCGCGGTTTGAAGCGCCTGACTCAGCACACACCCCTCGAGCGCGTGGTCACTCAA from Polyangiaceae bacterium encodes:
- a CDS encoding class I SAM-dependent methyltransferase, yielding MSRGWTARSSFHVKTVTKMRLTYEEIYRDHAAQYDRLVRAEDHQGQLPATLNALVSLRDTDVIEVGAGTGRVTRHLVSAGARVVATEAAEAMLKLGSERVPEASWFLADARTLPVEDASADVGVAGWVFGHLRHWEPDSWRAEIGRGLDELARVVRPGGTLIVVETLGTGHRAPKPPNADLAEYYAWLENERGFVCQPIRTDYRFDSPASARELVEFFFGESKAELVEDALLPECTGVWSRRR
- a CDS encoding protein kinase, with the translated sequence MDSISAGTVIGGEFRIVQRLSQGAMGQVYIATQLSTGSRRALKLMHPALLAKQELRERFQREARVSAEIASDHVVQVLAAGIDEELSAPWLVMEFLEGRTLDAMLREQGPPPFATARILFAQLGHGLVQAHAKGIVHRDLKPENLFVATSRTTDAPFCLKVLDFGIAKILGSTTDSTAALGTPLYMAPEQTDAGNRIGPHTDVWAAALVAFFTFTGRHYWRSANRPETGLPALMREVIFDPQDPASTRAQEFGAQHPLPHGFDAWFARCTSRVIDERPSTAQAFAELDALLARPEAESLALAATASQAPSVAPHPQQTHLSSQNLLPATQGLHGAPNFPAASLPPQRKRNLKWVWALVGGLIVASVLIGVFLQRRKARQASHTRSTAANTRDALPTSGESKPASTGERKRRLKISCTPACSLIVNGANHPALAERSVVLPGKGNLRVIFDLVKANPRLIINTGLDEKPSAMMPDADATLTCLDSCWLTSTAGIGSRGSHYVATRGRLLKLQVEPQKKYKGYPLVTYSVSDE
- a CDS encoding transglutaminase family protein; translated protein: MQDHLLGATPLLDHQHPAIQSLIASRGWRSLPEFERIGAVYDFVRNEIAFGYNIADDVPASRVLADGYGQCNTKSSLLMALLRGSGVPCRFHGATIHKSLQRGVVPAAFYPIAPESIVHSWVEVDFRGWRALEGVILDEEYLSSLQAQFGSGEFLGYGAGTTQLEAPGVEWSGVDTFIQRTGVNADLGVFDDPDAFYRAHGGNLSGLQRWLFAYGIRHLMNRRVRQLRRGAARKSTDSPGLCRYPEGGWIRSRPAP
- a CDS encoding helix-turn-helix transcriptional regulator, giving the protein MQLAWALDEPLQASIDGRTLQGEAMLIPSNARHSVDCRGRVLLAFLEPTAALNALGPQVATNISARHLAQTPPQSPRDFPAWSAHLLEALALPSRPAAPPSEPIRRAQELVLHRLPEVPRLPEAAQAADLAPTTLTHRFTQEVGLPFRRWVLWMRVQLAARLAANGGPTSMTHAAHAAGFSDSAHFTRTFRGLFGLPPSSVLSELELIDSG
- a CDS encoding DUF5360 family protein, translating into MALGLLKVPADWLFRDYTDPNIVAWNWSFLPLDLLASVTGLSGASNLFLVAWPLAMLVFSRKHYLVPASA
- a CDS encoding Hsp70 family protein; protein product: MTSRFVVGIDLGTTHSALAVVDSEGEAKGPAVQGISQLVTRGSVESRTLLPSFVYFAHESEGALALPWDDERSFCVGELARERGAEAPGRVISSAKSWLSHTGIDRRAAVLPLNAAEDIEKISPVEAAWKYLDHLAESWQHAGEERPALAEQDVVLAVPASFDAAARDLTVEAAYAAGFENVSLLEEPQAALYAWLEAMGDDWRKELKVGDVILVVDIGGGTTDFSAIVALESDGNLELHRVAVGDHILLGGDNMDLALAHTLRVKLEGDGKKLDRWQLGALTHACRAAKERLLSDEQLDKLPVVVPSRGSQLLGGSLKTELTREEVRAVIVDGFFPAVPGNAKPATRARVGLTQVGLPYAADPAITKHLAAFLARQAGATSKLKGDTIKGTLLHPTRVLFNGGVLKAELVKQRVLETLAAWVTADGAPAPTELPGSDLDLAVARGAAYYGEVRRGKGLRIRGGTARAYYVGIEAPVPAVPGMEPPISALCVAPFGMEEGTDAELPPQELAVVVGEPVRFRFFGSSVRREDAPGAELEDWSDEELEELAPVEITLPAEGRLEGDLVPVRLNASVTAIGTLLLEAVPLEPNEPDERWKLELNVRE
- a CDS encoding DUF2760 domain-containing protein; the encoded protein is MSEQDPNESPLGFFTRFWLAYIVFFKILFDGFYAKRINNLHPPKALPDAVVEADTQAELENKLGKDERRIHELEAELKALKSEASVAGDARADGALWLLGLLQKEGRFVDFLQQDIASFDDAEVGGAARVIHDGCKQSLEKHLDLEAIRTEEEGAKVTLEEGYDAKAVKLTGNVSGKAPYSGTLRHKGWKATRAELPALLPEHDPKVLAQAEVEL